From Streptomyces chrestomyceticus JCM 4735, one genomic window encodes:
- the gabT gene encoding 4-aminobutyrate--2-oxoglutarate transaminase, which produces MTELSGGPALPQERRVVTAIPGPKSQELWARKQATVAGGVGAVLPVFAKRAGGGILEDVDGNSFIDFGSGIAVTSVGNSAEAVVRRATAQLADFTHTCVMVTPYEPYVEVCEQLAELTPGDHAKKSALFNSGAEAVENAVKIARAYTKRQAVVVFDHGYHGRTNLTMALTAKNMPYKHGFGPFAPEVYRVPLAYPYRWLTGPENCAKEAADQAISQITKQIGAENVAAIIIEPVLGEGGFIEPAKGFLPAIAEFAKENGIVFVADEIQSGFCRTGQWFACEDENIVPDLITTAKGIAGGLPLAAVTGRAEMMDAAHAGGLGGTYGGNPVACAAALGSIETMRELDLNAKARRIGEIMKPRLAAMAEKHDIIGEVRGRGAMIAIELVESGSKEPNPKATAALAAACHQEGLLVLTTGTYGNVLRFLPPLVIGEDLLNEGLDIIESALATV; this is translated from the coding sequence ATGACCGAACTGTCCGGAGGCCCCGCCCTCCCCCAGGAGCGTCGCGTCGTCACCGCGATCCCCGGCCCGAAGTCCCAGGAGCTGTGGGCCCGCAAGCAGGCCACCGTGGCCGGTGGTGTCGGGGCGGTGCTGCCCGTCTTCGCCAAGCGCGCGGGCGGCGGCATCCTGGAGGACGTCGACGGCAACTCCTTCATCGACTTCGGCTCCGGCATCGCCGTGACCTCGGTCGGCAACAGCGCGGAGGCCGTGGTGCGCCGCGCCACCGCGCAGCTCGCCGACTTCACCCACACCTGTGTGATGGTCACGCCGTACGAGCCGTACGTGGAGGTCTGTGAGCAGCTCGCCGAGCTGACGCCGGGCGACCACGCGAAGAAGTCGGCGCTGTTCAACTCCGGCGCGGAGGCCGTGGAGAACGCCGTCAAGATCGCCCGCGCGTACACCAAGCGCCAGGCGGTCGTCGTCTTCGACCACGGCTACCACGGCCGGACGAACCTGACGATGGCGCTGACCGCGAAGAACATGCCGTACAAGCACGGCTTCGGACCGTTCGCGCCCGAGGTCTACCGGGTGCCGCTGGCCTACCCCTACCGCTGGCTGACCGGCCCGGAGAACTGCGCCAAGGAGGCCGCGGACCAGGCCATCTCGCAGATCACCAAGCAGATCGGCGCGGAGAACGTGGCCGCGATCATCATCGAGCCGGTGCTCGGCGAGGGTGGCTTCATCGAGCCGGCCAAGGGCTTCCTGCCCGCCATCGCGGAGTTCGCGAAGGAGAACGGCATCGTCTTCGTCGCGGACGAGATCCAGTCCGGCTTCTGCCGTACCGGTCAGTGGTTCGCGTGCGAGGACGAGAACATCGTCCCGGACCTGATCACGACCGCCAAGGGCATCGCGGGCGGCCTGCCGCTGGCCGCCGTCACCGGCCGCGCCGAGATGATGGACGCGGCGCACGCGGGCGGCCTGGGCGGCACCTACGGCGGCAACCCGGTGGCCTGCGCGGCGGCGCTCGGCTCCATCGAGACCATGCGTGAGCTGGACCTGAACGCCAAGGCCCGCCGGATCGGCGAGATCATGAAGCCGCGGCTGGCGGCGATGGCGGAGAAGCACGACATCATCGGCGAGGTGCGCGGCCGGGGCGCGATGATCGCCATCGAGCTCGTGGAGTCCGGTTCCAAGGAGCCGAACCCGAAGGCGACCGCGGCGCTGGCGGCGGCGTGCCACCAGGAGGGCCTGCTGGTGCTGACCACCGGCACGTACGGCAACGTGCTGCGCTTCCTGCCGCCGCTGGTCATCGGCGAGGACCTGCTGAACGAGGGCCTGGACATCATCGAGAGCGCGCTCGCGACGGTGTGA
- a CDS encoding phosphatase PAP2 family protein, translating to MSETLRPQGTAGDARPALPQLRPSRAFAHDSGAARPGNPHRSDGRPPQTPRGARTSGQRGRLGTTPPVPRRPAFFVRPLLWAGVLCAALFAALTWQVASDGPLRALDERFGRAVVHSPVPTALAEFFADLGNTVVAVPMLALAALYAAWRGRRAAAPRWWLPPLASLVTMAVVPAVVVPVKTWLARPGPPEMAGGAHAGFFPSGHGATAAVAYGAVALLLAAPWTAYPGRSYGPALAAAVVLLDLAVGVGLVRRAYHWPLDVLASWCLAGVLLAACAAVCGRRADRPHTADDGQPAAPTSSDAM from the coding sequence ATGAGCGAAACACTCCGCCCGCAGGGGACTGCGGGCGACGCCCGGCCGGCGCTTCCCCAGCTACGGCCGAGCCGTGCCTTCGCGCACGACTCCGGGGCCGCGCGCCCCGGAAATCCTCACCGATCGGACGGCCGCCCGCCCCAGACCCCCCGGGGCGCGCGGACCTCCGGTCAGCGCGGCCGCCTCGGAACCACCCCCCCTGTTCCGAGGCGGCCGGCCTTCTTCGTCCGCCCCCTCCTGTGGGCGGGCGTCCTGTGCGCCGCGCTCTTCGCGGCCCTCACCTGGCAGGTGGCTTCCGACGGCCCGCTGCGCGCGCTGGACGAGCGCTTCGGCCGCGCCGTCGTGCACAGCCCGGTGCCCACCGCCCTGGCCGAGTTCTTCGCCGACCTCGGCAACACGGTCGTGGCGGTGCCGATGCTGGCACTCGCCGCGCTGTACGCGGCCTGGCGCGGACGGCGGGCGGCGGCCCCGCGCTGGTGGCTGCCGCCGTTGGCCTCCCTGGTCACGATGGCCGTGGTGCCCGCGGTAGTCGTTCCGGTGAAGACGTGGCTGGCCCGGCCGGGGCCCCCGGAGATGGCGGGCGGCGCGCACGCCGGTTTCTTCCCGTCCGGGCACGGAGCGACGGCGGCCGTCGCGTACGGAGCGGTGGCCCTGCTGCTCGCCGCACCGTGGACCGCATACCCGGGACGGTCGTACGGACCGGCGCTGGCGGCCGCCGTGGTGCTGCTCGATCTCGCGGTCGGCGTCGGCCTGGTGCGCCGCGCCTATCACTGGCCGCTGGACGTGCTGGCCAGTTGGTGCCTGGCCGGGGTGCTGCTCGCGGCCTGCGCGGCGGTGTGCGGGCGAAGGGCGGACCGCCCGCACACGGCGGACGACGGTCAGCCCGCCGCGCCGACCAGCTCCGACGCGATGTAG
- a CDS encoding L-tyrosine/L-tryptophan isonitrile synthase family protein translates to MTVTYEQHAERGEQGEDEGEAAFAALTEQYTARILELLLPHRRPAGAPAGTRDDGGDGADSAEGRGHDSHRPGQCFAEQLTQIRGFVARREPVLLTLPAFPCKSPNPAKVAGHLPDLGELLSLRFLDDLCAAIDAVYPPGARLLICSDGHVFGDLIRVPDAHIDAYGKALRDMIDANGLRHIDTFGLDHVYDGRSYDEKRALLEKDYAQSVEELRAEVRAGGPALSHYRGTIRFLVEDTADWTGSKAQLQRECRSRAYGVLRRSRAWGELIAHHYRQTVRLSIHPQACGSAKFGIALLEAADNWLTPWHAVVVQTGTDRFRLMKRHEAERVGIPAGPSWRPSHYIASELVGAAG, encoded by the coding sequence ATGACCGTGACGTACGAGCAGCACGCCGAGCGCGGGGAGCAGGGGGAGGACGAGGGCGAAGCCGCGTTCGCCGCCCTTACGGAGCAGTACACCGCCCGCATCCTGGAACTGCTGCTGCCGCACCGCAGGCCCGCCGGCGCCCCGGCGGGCACCCGGGACGACGGGGGAGACGGCGCCGACAGCGCCGAGGGCCGCGGCCACGACAGCCACCGGCCCGGACAGTGCTTCGCCGAACAGCTCACCCAGATCCGCGGCTTCGTCGCCCGCCGCGAGCCGGTGCTGCTGACCCTGCCGGCGTTCCCCTGCAAGTCGCCCAACCCCGCCAAGGTCGCCGGCCACCTCCCCGACCTCGGCGAACTGCTCTCGCTGCGCTTCCTGGACGACCTGTGCGCCGCGATCGACGCGGTCTACCCGCCCGGCGCCCGGCTGCTGATCTGCTCGGACGGCCATGTCTTCGGCGACCTCATCCGGGTGCCGGACGCGCACATCGACGCGTACGGCAAGGCACTGCGCGACATGATCGACGCCAACGGCCTGCGGCACATCGACACCTTCGGTCTCGACCACGTCTACGACGGCCGCAGCTACGACGAGAAGCGCGCGCTGCTGGAGAAGGACTACGCGCAGAGCGTGGAGGAACTCCGGGCCGAGGTACGGGCCGGCGGGCCGGCGCTCAGCCACTACCGGGGCACCATACGGTTCCTGGTCGAGGACACCGCGGACTGGACCGGCTCCAAGGCCCAGTTGCAGCGCGAGTGCCGCAGCCGCGCGTACGGCGTGCTGCGGCGCAGCCGGGCGTGGGGCGAGCTGATAGCCCACCACTACCGGCAGACCGTACGGCTCTCCATCCACCCGCAGGCCTGCGGCTCGGCGAAGTTCGGGATCGCGCTGCTGGAGGCGGCGGACAACTGGCTCACGCCCTGGCACGCCGTCGTCGTGCAGACCGGCACCGACCGCTTCCGGCTGATGAAGCGGCACGAGGCGGAGCGGGTGGGCATCCCGGCGGGTCCGAGCTGGCGCCCGAGCCACTACATCGCGTCGGAGCTGGTCGGCGCGGCGGGCTGA
- a CDS encoding DegT/DnrJ/EryC1/StrS family aminotransferase, translating into MIDLFQPQAGDDELAAVAAVFADRWLGHGPRSTAFEAAFAAHIGARPEHLLFVNSGTAGLFLAAELLDLAPGDEVVLPSPSFVAAANAVVRAGGRPVFCDVDSRTLNPSAEDIAAAVTPRTKAVVVLHYGGYPGDIARIADRCRRAGLTLVEDCACSVASRVGERAVGTFGDLAMWSFDAAKVMTTGDGGMLHVRDTRLAARARRLAYHGLVQPTGLGHARVSDRWWDLDVPEPGRREIGNDLTAAIGTVQLARLPAFLARRKEIVELYDQELAGFDAVRVPPELPAGHTSSYFLYWVQMAARLRDEVASALFRDGIYTTFRYAPLHRVPAYGAGGADLPGAEQAAAETLCLPLHPGLTDADVRTVAAALRKAVEAAQ; encoded by the coding sequence ATGATCGACCTCTTCCAGCCACAGGCCGGCGACGACGAACTGGCCGCCGTCGCCGCCGTGTTCGCCGACCGCTGGCTCGGCCACGGACCGCGCAGCACCGCCTTCGAGGCGGCCTTCGCCGCCCACATCGGCGCCCGTCCCGAGCACCTGCTGTTCGTCAACTCGGGGACCGCCGGCCTGTTCCTCGCCGCCGAACTGCTGGATCTCGCCCCCGGCGACGAGGTGGTGCTGCCCTCGCCCAGCTTCGTGGCGGCCGCCAACGCCGTCGTACGGGCCGGCGGCCGCCCGGTCTTCTGCGACGTGGACTCCCGCACCCTCAACCCGTCCGCCGAGGACATCGCGGCCGCCGTCACCCCCCGCACGAAAGCGGTCGTGGTGCTGCACTACGGCGGCTACCCCGGCGACATCGCGCGCATCGCGGACCGCTGCCGCAGGGCGGGCCTCACCCTGGTCGAGGACTGCGCCTGCTCGGTGGCCTCCCGGGTCGGCGAACGGGCCGTGGGCACCTTCGGCGACCTGGCGATGTGGAGCTTCGACGCGGCCAAGGTGATGACCACCGGCGACGGCGGGATGCTGCACGTACGCGACACCCGGCTCGCCGCCCGGGCGCGGCGGCTGGCGTACCACGGCCTGGTCCAGCCGACCGGGCTCGGCCACGCGCGGGTCTCGGACCGCTGGTGGGACCTGGACGTCCCGGAGCCCGGCCGCCGGGAGATCGGCAACGACCTGACCGCGGCCATCGGGACCGTACAACTGGCCCGGCTGCCCGCGTTCCTCGCCCGCCGCAAGGAGATCGTCGAGCTGTACGACCAGGAACTGGCCGGATTCGACGCGGTGCGGGTGCCGCCCGAGCTGCCCGCCGGGCACACGTCCTCGTACTTCCTCTACTGGGTGCAGATGGCCGCCCGCCTGCGCGACGAGGTGGCCTCCGCGCTGTTCCGCGACGGCATCTACACGACCTTCCGCTACGCGCCGCTGCACCGGGTCCCCGCCTACGGGGCCGGTGGCGCGGACCTGCCCGGCGCGGAACAGGCCGCCGCGGAGACCCTGTGCCTGCCGCTGCACCCGGGGCTCACCGACGCCGATGTCCGCACGGTGGCCGCCGCCCTGCGCAAGGCCGTCGAAGCGGCGCAATGA
- a CDS encoding nucleotide disphospho-sugar-binding domain-containing protein, with product MRVLVTTSHGAGHVFPPVALAHALRAAGHDVLFATPGASGALVARAGLHAFDSAPGCDTEEIFGRLLAERRMTFDRFRTDSPEAVTLAAELFARTSEATVDRTVEVARSWRPDLVLHTELQGAGPLVAAVLGVPAVEHTISCHHFRQISDRFGPWLAAAYRRHGLAGRPPVAATVDTRPPSIATYDLGGWPMRALPYTTGAVLPPWLLERPPRPRVAVTLGTLRPQLNGVGELRTVVRAAGAVDAEFVLALGDADPAVLGELPANVRAEGWLPLTALLETCTAMIHHGGNGTTLAGLGAGVSHLVLPGGADDFEVARILHARGAGLVSTPDAVDATLLRRLLTDEKMLAVAADIRAETAALPTPAAIVPRLEKLAEQGRAARGARRSGSGQVRVSPGETGA from the coding sequence ATGCGCGTCCTGGTGACCACGTCCCACGGAGCGGGGCACGTCTTCCCGCCCGTCGCGCTGGCGCACGCGCTGCGCGCCGCGGGGCACGACGTCCTGTTCGCCACCCCCGGCGCCTCCGGCGCGCTCGTGGCGCGCGCCGGACTGCACGCCTTCGACTCCGCGCCCGGCTGCGACACCGAGGAGATCTTCGGACGGCTGCTGGCCGAGCGGCGGATGACCTTCGACCGGTTCCGTACGGACTCGCCCGAGGCCGTCACCCTGGCGGCCGAACTCTTCGCCCGGACCTCGGAGGCCACCGTGGACCGGACCGTCGAGGTCGCCCGGTCCTGGCGGCCCGACCTCGTCCTGCACACCGAACTCCAGGGCGCCGGGCCGCTGGTGGCCGCCGTGCTCGGGGTGCCCGCGGTCGAGCACACCATCAGTTGCCACCACTTCCGGCAGATCAGTGACCGGTTCGGGCCGTGGCTGGCCGCCGCGTACCGGCGCCACGGCCTGGCCGGGCGGCCCCCGGTCGCCGCGACGGTCGACACCCGTCCGCCCAGCATCGCCACGTACGACCTGGGCGGCTGGCCCATGCGGGCGCTCCCCTACACCACCGGCGCGGTGCTGCCTCCCTGGCTGCTGGAACGCCCGCCCCGCCCGCGCGTCGCGGTCACCCTCGGCACCCTGCGCCCGCAGCTCAACGGCGTCGGCGAGCTGCGGACGGTGGTCCGGGCGGCGGGAGCGGTGGACGCCGAGTTCGTCCTGGCGCTCGGCGACGCCGACCCCGCCGTGCTGGGCGAACTGCCCGCCAACGTACGGGCCGAGGGGTGGCTGCCGCTGACCGCGCTGCTGGAGACGTGCACCGCGATGATCCACCACGGCGGCAACGGCACCACGCTGGCCGGGCTCGGTGCGGGCGTCAGCCATCTGGTGCTGCCGGGCGGCGCCGACGACTTCGAGGTGGCGCGGATTCTTCACGCGCGGGGCGCCGGCCTGGTCAGCACCCCGGACGCGGTGGACGCCACGCTGCTGCGCCGCCTGCTCACGGACGAGAAGATGCTGGCCGTGGCAGCCGATATCCGCGCCGAGACGGCGGCTCTGCCCACCCCCGCCGCCATCGTGCCGCGGCTGGAGAAACTGGCGGAACAGGGGCGCGCGGCGCGGGGCGCGCGCCGGTCGGGTTCCGGACAAGTCCGCGTATCGCCCGGAGAAACGGGCGCGTAG
- a CDS encoding class I SAM-dependent methyltransferase — MPTCRICGTSLHTFLDLGHHPLSSAFPTPAEARRGDACDAFRYRLAAGICEHCALVQLTDGIPHERRPYPGYPYHSSGSSVMREHFRATGRHLLRTELPGRHAPFAVEIGCTDGVVLRTLADAGVRTLAFEPSGYTGADGVQVHRAFLTAASAREAVATEGPAQVVYAANTVCDIADLPGFFAGLDELLAPDGVFVFEDPYFGEIVGRTAFDQFYDEHRYYFTATSVRALAERFGFRLVGIERLPVHGGQLRYTLARAGRRPPAPAVAELLAEEAARGLTDPVALAAFAGRVDGVRKDLVALLEELRATGRTVAGYAATAKSCTVTAYCGLGPRLVPYVCDSTPAKQGRLTPGARIPVRAPGAFAVPYPDYALLFAWNHAAEIMAKERAFRAAGGRWILYVPDVRVV; from the coding sequence ATGCCGACGTGCCGGATCTGCGGAACATCGCTGCACACCTTCCTCGACCTCGGCCACCACCCCCTGTCCTCGGCCTTCCCGACCCCCGCCGAGGCCCGGCGGGGCGACGCGTGCGACGCGTTCCGCTACCGCCTCGCCGCCGGGATCTGCGAGCACTGCGCCCTCGTCCAGCTCACCGACGGCATCCCGCACGAACGCCGCCCGTACCCGGGCTACCCGTACCACTCGTCCGGGTCGTCAGTGATGCGCGAGCACTTCCGCGCGACCGGGAGGCACCTGCTGCGCACCGAACTGCCGGGGAGGCACGCACCGTTCGCCGTCGAGATCGGCTGCACGGACGGTGTCGTCCTGCGGACCCTGGCGGACGCGGGGGTCCGCACTCTCGCCTTCGAGCCGTCCGGCTACACCGGGGCCGACGGAGTACAGGTGCACCGCGCCTTCCTCACCGCGGCTTCGGCGCGCGAGGCCGTCGCCACCGAGGGGCCCGCCCAGGTCGTGTACGCGGCCAACACCGTCTGCGACATCGCCGACCTGCCGGGGTTCTTCGCGGGGCTGGACGAACTCCTCGCGCCGGACGGCGTGTTCGTCTTCGAGGACCCGTACTTCGGCGAGATCGTCGGGCGCACCGCCTTCGACCAGTTCTACGACGAGCACCGGTACTACTTCACCGCGACCTCCGTACGGGCCCTGGCCGAACGGTTCGGCTTCCGGCTCGTCGGCATCGAACGCCTGCCGGTGCACGGCGGCCAGCTCCGCTACACCCTCGCCCGCGCCGGCCGCCGCCCGCCCGCCCCGGCCGTCGCGGAACTCCTGGCGGAGGAGGCGGCCCGGGGCCTGACGGACCCGGTGGCGCTCGCCGCCTTCGCGGGCCGGGTGGACGGCGTACGGAAAGACCTGGTGGCCCTCCTCGAAGAGCTGCGCGCCACGGGCCGCACCGTCGCCGGGTACGCGGCCACGGCCAAGAGCTGCACGGTGACCGCCTACTGCGGCCTCGGCCCGCGCCTGGTCCCGTACGTCTGCGACTCCACCCCCGCCAAGCAGGGCAGGCTGACCCCCGGCGCCCGCATCCCGGTCCGTGCGCCCGGTGCCTTCGCCGTGCCCTATCCGGACTACGCGCTGCTGTTCGCGTGGAACCACGCGGCGGAGATCATGGCGAAGGAGCGGGCGTTCCGGGCGGCGGGCGGGCGCTGGATCCTGTACGTCCCCGACGTGCGCGTGGTGTGA
- a CDS encoding NDP-hexose 2,3-dehydratase family protein, with amino-acid sequence MPVTTTTASPVTAAPVAPGPLGRWFAEAGERRYTRTRRIPLDALEGWHTDARTGDLVHDRGAFFTVRGLDVSAPEGPVPYWAQPILDQPETGVLGLLVRDFGGRPHVLAQAKPEPGNAGGLQLAPTVQATRSNFTRAHGGRTVPYLRYFRDPPSRGLVADVRQSEQGAWFYRKRNRNMIVRTTEDVEVLPGYRWMPLPRVHALLGAGDVVNMDARSVLACLPPPPGSAGRALHSGREILHWLTGVRSHAGLRTRPVPLRGLPGWHRTEHAVSHDTGRFFDVIAVEVRAGGREVRRWTQPMLRPHGTGIVAFLLTRVDGVPHVLVHAAAEPGSVDEAELTATVCCTPENYDVLPPGARPRFLDEVLTAAPDRVLFDALLSEEGGRFHHALNRYLIVAVDGPGPYEDSGTHRWMTAHQLSALLRHSHYVTVQARTLLTCLRSLTGPDGTLER; translated from the coding sequence ATGCCTGTGACGACCACGACGGCCTCGCCCGTGACGGCCGCGCCGGTGGCGCCCGGCCCGCTCGGCCGCTGGTTCGCCGAAGCCGGCGAGCGCCGGTACACCCGTACGCGGCGCATCCCGCTGGACGCCCTGGAGGGCTGGCACACCGACGCCCGCACCGGCGACCTCGTCCACGACCGGGGCGCGTTCTTCACCGTCCGGGGACTGGACGTGTCGGCCCCCGAAGGACCGGTCCCGTACTGGGCGCAGCCCATCCTCGACCAGCCCGAGACCGGCGTGCTGGGCCTGCTGGTCAGGGACTTCGGCGGCCGGCCGCACGTCCTGGCGCAGGCCAAGCCCGAGCCGGGCAACGCGGGCGGGCTCCAGCTCGCGCCGACCGTGCAGGCCACCCGCTCCAACTTCACCCGCGCGCACGGCGGCCGGACGGTGCCCTACCTGCGGTACTTCCGCGACCCGCCGTCGCGCGGGCTGGTGGCGGACGTACGCCAGTCGGAACAGGGCGCCTGGTTCTACCGCAAGCGCAACCGCAACATGATCGTGCGCACGACGGAGGACGTCGAGGTGCTGCCGGGGTACCGGTGGATGCCGCTGCCCCGCGTCCACGCCCTGCTCGGAGCCGGTGACGTGGTCAACATGGACGCCCGGAGCGTGCTCGCCTGCCTGCCCCCGCCGCCGGGGTCCGCGGGCCGCGCGCTGCACTCCGGGCGGGAGATCCTGCACTGGCTCACCGGCGTGCGCAGCCACGCCGGGCTGCGCACCCGGCCCGTACCGCTGCGCGGCCTGCCCGGCTGGCACCGCACCGAACACGCCGTGAGCCATGACACCGGCCGCTTCTTCGACGTCATCGCGGTCGAGGTGCGGGCGGGTGGCCGGGAGGTGCGGCGCTGGACGCAGCCGATGCTGCGCCCGCACGGGACCGGCATCGTCGCCTTTCTCCTCACCCGTGTCGACGGCGTGCCGCACGTCCTGGTGCACGCCGCCGCCGAACCGGGCAGCGTGGACGAGGCCGAGCTGACCGCGACGGTGTGCTGCACGCCGGAGAACTACGACGTACTGCCGCCCGGGGCACGCCCGCGCTTCCTCGACGAAGTCCTGACCGCAGCGCCGGACCGGGTGCTCTTCGACGCCCTCCTGTCGGAGGAGGGCGGCCGCTTCCACCACGCGCTCAACCGCTATCTGATCGTGGCCGTGGACGGGCCCGGACCGTACGAGGACTCCGGCACCCACCGATGGATGACCGCACACCAGCTCTCCGCCCTGCTGCGGCACAGCCACTACGTCACCGTCCAGGCCCGCACCCTGCTCACCTGCCTGCGCAGCCTGACCGGCCCGGACGGAACCCTGGAGCGCTGA
- a CDS encoding DegT/DnrJ/EryC1/StrS family aminotransferase gives MTTHVWDYLAEYEEERADVLDAVDTVFRSGRLVLGASVRGFETEYAAWHGTGHCVGVDNGTNAVTLALQALGIRPGDEVVTVSNTAAPTVLAIDAAGAVPVFVDVHPDTYLMDTGQLAAAVTDRTRALLPVHLYGQCVDMAPLRAVAEAHGLAVLEDCAQAHGARHHGRLAGTLGDAAAFSFYPTKVLGAYGDGGAVLTRYAHVDAALRRLRYYGMADRYYVVRTPGHNSRLDEVHAEILRRKLRRLDRYVAGRRAVAERYEEALAGSGLVLPVTAPGNEHVYYVYVVRHPERDRILRTLKERHDIALNISYPWPVHTMSGFAHLGCPRGSLPVTEELAGEIFSLPMYPSLPRGVQDRVIEALLGVLGEL, from the coding sequence ATGACCACCCACGTGTGGGACTACCTGGCCGAGTACGAGGAGGAACGGGCGGACGTGCTGGACGCCGTCGATACGGTCTTCCGGTCCGGCCGGCTCGTGCTCGGCGCGAGCGTCCGCGGCTTCGAGACCGAGTACGCCGCCTGGCACGGCACCGGGCACTGCGTGGGCGTCGACAACGGCACCAACGCCGTCACCCTCGCCCTCCAGGCCCTCGGCATCCGCCCCGGAGACGAGGTGGTGACCGTCTCCAACACCGCGGCGCCCACCGTACTGGCCATCGACGCGGCCGGCGCCGTCCCCGTCTTCGTCGACGTCCACCCGGACACGTACCTCATGGACACCGGGCAGCTCGCGGCGGCCGTGACCGACCGCACCCGGGCGCTGCTGCCCGTGCATCTCTACGGGCAGTGCGTGGACATGGCGCCCCTCCGGGCCGTCGCCGAGGCGCACGGTCTGGCCGTACTGGAGGACTGCGCCCAAGCGCACGGCGCACGCCACCACGGCCGCCTCGCGGGAACCCTCGGCGACGCGGCGGCGTTCTCCTTCTACCCGACCAAGGTTCTCGGCGCGTACGGCGACGGCGGTGCGGTCCTCACGCGGTACGCGCATGTCGACGCCGCGCTGCGACGGCTGCGCTACTACGGCATGGCGGACCGCTACTACGTCGTCCGCACCCCCGGCCACAACAGCCGGCTCGACGAGGTGCACGCCGAGATCCTGCGCCGCAAACTGCGCCGCCTGGACCGGTATGTCGCCGGACGGCGCGCGGTGGCCGAGCGCTACGAAGAAGCGCTGGCAGGCAGCGGATTGGTGCTGCCCGTCACGGCTCCCGGCAATGAGCACGTGTACTACGTGTACGTCGTCCGCCACCCCGAACGGGACCGCATCCTGCGGACCCTCAAGGAGCGCCACGACATCGCGCTCAACATCAGCTACCCGTGGCCCGTGCACACCATGAGCGGCTTCGCCCACCTGGGCTGCCCCCGGGGATCACTGCCCGTCACCGAGGAACTGGCCGGGGAGATCTTCTCGCTGCCGATGTATCCGTCGCTGCCGCGCGGTGTGCAGGACCGGGTGATCGAGGCGCTGCTCGGCGTACTGGGGGAGCTGTGA
- the rfbB gene encoding dTDP-glucose 4,6-dehydratase: protein MRLLVTGGAGFIGSHYVRTLLGGGFGEHGDADTHVTVLDLLTYAGNRASLPARHPRLDFVRGDIGDLPLLLSLLPGHDAVLHFAAESHVDRSLDPDTAPDFVRTNVLGTQTLLDACLRTGVPRVVHVSTDEVYGSIERGAWTEDQPVAPRSPYAASKAAADLFALACHHTHGLDVSVTRCCNTYGPYQHPEKLVPRFVTHLLEGRDLPLYGDGGNVREWLHVDDHCRAVHRVLHHGRAGEIYHVGDGTPRTNRALTGDLLRLCGADWSRVRRVPDRKGHDRRYALDATKIRAELGHRPRTGFDRGLADTVAWYRDNPDWWKEAAHR, encoded by the coding sequence GTGAGGCTCCTGGTCACCGGCGGCGCCGGGTTCATCGGCTCGCACTACGTACGGACGCTCCTCGGCGGCGGCTTCGGGGAGCACGGTGACGCGGACACCCACGTCACCGTGCTGGACCTGCTCACCTACGCGGGGAACCGCGCCAGCCTGCCCGCCCGCCACCCCCGCCTGGACTTCGTCCGCGGCGACATCGGCGACCTGCCGCTGCTGCTGTCCCTGCTGCCCGGCCACGACGCCGTACTGCACTTCGCGGCCGAGTCGCACGTCGACCGCTCACTCGACCCGGACACCGCGCCCGACTTCGTCCGCACCAACGTCCTCGGCACCCAGACGCTTCTCGACGCCTGTCTGCGCACCGGCGTCCCCCGAGTGGTGCACGTTTCCACCGACGAGGTGTACGGCTCCATCGAGCGCGGCGCGTGGACCGAGGACCAGCCGGTGGCACCGCGGTCCCCGTACGCGGCGTCCAAGGCGGCGGCCGACCTGTTCGCGCTGGCCTGCCACCACACCCACGGGCTGGACGTGTCCGTCACCCGCTGCTGCAACACCTACGGCCCCTACCAGCACCCCGAAAAGCTCGTCCCGCGCTTCGTGACCCACCTCCTGGAGGGCCGCGACCTGCCCCTGTACGGGGACGGCGGCAACGTCCGCGAATGGCTGCACGTCGACGACCACTGCCGGGCCGTCCACCGGGTGCTCCACCACGGCCGGGCCGGCGAGATCTACCACGTCGGCGACGGCACACCCCGCACCAACCGCGCGCTGACCGGCGACCTGCTGCGGCTGTGCGGCGCCGACTGGTCCCGCGTCCGCCGGGTGCCCGACCGCAAGGGCCACGACCGGCGCTACGCGCTCGACGCGACCAAGATCCGCGCGGAGCTGGGCCACCGCCCGCGCACCGGCTTCGACCGCGGCCTGGCCGACACCGTGGCCTGGTACCGCGACAACCCCGACTGGTGGAAGGAGGCGGCCCACCGATGA